Proteins found in one Colletes latitarsis isolate SP2378_abdomen chromosome 8, iyColLati1, whole genome shotgun sequence genomic segment:
- the LOC143344620 gene encoding uncharacterized protein LOC143344620 has translation MNGPEAVFWWLCIAIASIGFVRADDKVDSKGANKTLQLNISRGVQLYVANEETRVIVSMSTLLEGNEIGQRSTGRLKFNDTLKRIGMAMMMAPMIIQLMSLPGTLASIKFSLLRSIFVGKLALLLILWNIFKNTQRSEVVLVHKPEYHEHYYDNYHHTPDEGEGWLGR, from the exons ATGAATGGACCGGAAGCGGTATTCTGGTGGCTCTGTATCGCGATCGCGTCGATCGGATTCGTTAGAGCCGACGATAAGGTGGATTCGAAAGGTGCAAACAAGACTCTGCAGCTGAATATTTCTCGAGGAGTCCAGCTGTACGTCGCAAACGAGGAAACAAGGGTTATCGTGAGTATGTCTACGCTGCTCGAGG GAAACGAAATAGGACAGAGAAGCACCGGCAGATTGAAATTCAACGATACTTTGAAAAGAATCGGAATGGCGATGATGATGGCTCCTATGATAATACAG TTAATGTCTTTACCCGGGACTCTTGCTTCCATAAAATTCAGTTTGCTCAGAAGCATCTTTGTGGGAAAACTCGCGTTGCTCCTGATTCTCTGGAACATATTCAAAAACACGCAACGATCGGAGGTGGTGTTGGTCCATAAACCCGAATACCACGAGCATTATTACGATAATTACCACCACACACCGGATGAAGGTGAAGGCTGGCTTGGAAGATGA
- the LOC143344621 gene encoding uncharacterized protein LOC143344621: MDFNVLCVLVYVLWRNLAMADETIDDIRPYEFSFNIENFQHRFEKKDVEGIITGEFGFITADGVYHETGYATDKNGDFIITRMRNRKITNLKDALEIFKDRPETAKKLVEAVARACSSCKIPVKQGEAITKSKLAQERNRIPENSKDLLSDRRGKSLIDAMMNTINGAKKFLNTTGADPNFLEKMANDLYYRFNYTITSHGHQEDGYRDGKKDGSYRAQSENGVDTRVKYLSNEFGHQPNVSFVPSPNGTTERQRLKGYSFLWNWS, from the exons ATGGACTTCAACGTTCTGTGCGTCCTTGTTTACGTTTTGTGGAGGAATCTCGCAATGGCGGATGAAACGATTGACGATATAAGGCCTTACGAATTTTCCTTCAATATCGAGAATTTCCAGCACAGGTTCGAGAAGAAAG ACGTTGAAGGAATCATCACTGGAGAATTCGGATTCATAACCGCCGACGGAGTGTATCACGAAACCGGATATGCAACGGACAAGAACGGTGATTTCATTATCACCAGAATGAGAAACAGGAAGATCACCAATC TGAAGGATGCGCTGGAGATATTCAAAGACAGGCCAGAAACTGCGAAGAAGCTCGTTGAAGCCGTGGCGCGGGCTTGCAGCAGTTGTAAAATTCCTGTGAAGCAAG GTGAAGCAATTACTAAGAGCAAATTGGCCCAAGAAAGGAATAGAATACCTGAAAATTCCAAGGATCTGCTCAGCGATAGAAGAGGGAAAAGCTTGATAGATGCCATGATGAACACGATCAATGGAGCAAAGAAATTTTTGAATACGACTGGAGCTGATCcgaattttcttgaaaaaatgGCGAACGATCTTTATTATCGATTCAACTACACGATTACGTCTCATGGGCATCAAGAAGACGGGTACAGGGACGGGAAAAAGGACGGCAGTTATCGAGCACAAAGTGAAAATGGTGTCGACACCCGGGTGAAGTATCTGTCGAACGAATTCGGTCATCAGCCCAACGTTTCGTTCGTTCCGAGTCCCAATGGGACGACGGAGCGCCAACGTCTCAAGGGATATTCTTTTCTTTGGAATTGGTcgtga
- the LOC143344783 gene encoding uncharacterized protein LOC143344783 yields the protein MRTVSVLLLLGLALYAQGEPIERKQDDESALYCVLEENAMECLRTRLARDIDRIEMQVTGEKSETPISAVIEQAGNFVAEVVDDFQNPGRADGAGEETEAGEQEEGRMKKIGKKKKKQLQKLLSLVMVFKAKLSLLLQLISTHLQVKLFAIAVIGLVLNAVKFWLDLKKGHPSKVIYYEHAQHQHHYDHDDHEQNYWGRSSGNESPHNLAYSSYAPKD from the exons ATGAGAACAGTGTCGGTCTTACTGCTGTTGGGGCTGGCCCTGTACGCCCAGGGTGAACCGATCGAGAGGAAACAGGACGACGAGAGTGCTCTGTACTGTGTGCTCGAGGAGAACGCGATGGAATGTCTGAGAACCAGGCTTGCCAGAGACATCGATCGGATCGAGATGCAGGTGACCGGGGAGAAGAGCGAGACGCCGATAAGCGCGGTCATCGAGCAGGCTGGCAACTTCGTGGCCGAGGTGGTCGACGATTTTCAGAATCCCGGAAGAGCCGACGGAGCCGGGGAAGAGACGGAAGCTGGCGAACAAG AGGAAGGACGCATGAAGAAGATCggcaagaagaagaagaagcagcTGCAGAAGCTGTTGAGCCTGGTGATGGTATTCAAGGCGAAGCTCAGTCTGTTGCTTCAACTGATCTCCACCCACCTGCAAGTGAAATTGTTCGCGATCGCCGTCATCGGATTGGTCCTGAACGCGGTAAAATTCTGGTTGGATTTGAAGAAGGGCCATCCGTCGAAGGTCATCTACTACGAGCACGCTCAGCACCAGCATCACTACGATCACGATGACCACGAGCAAAACTATTGGGGACGATCCTCCGGGAACGAATCTCCTCATAACCTAGCTTACTCCAGCTACGCGCCCAAAGACTAA